Proteins found in one Triticum aestivum cultivar Chinese Spring chromosome 4D, IWGSC CS RefSeq v2.1, whole genome shotgun sequence genomic segment:
- the LOC123098144 gene encoding metal tolerance protein 4 encodes MEANGRGGDNDAARAPLLAGRRNSVGSMRGEFVSRLPKKVLDAVDPERPSHVDFSRSKGLLEGEKEYYEKQFATLRSFEEVDSIEESNVISEEEELMEQRQSEFAMKISNYANVVLLALKIYATVKSGSIAIAASTLDSLLDLMAGGILWFTHLSMKSINVYKYPIGKLRVQPVGIIIFAAVMATLGFQVFLQAVEKLVVNVTPDKLSPPQLMWLYSIMIFATVVKLALWFYCRTSGNNIVRAYAKDHYFDVVTNVVGLAAAVLGDMFYWWIDPVGAIVLAVYTITNWSGTVWENAVSLVGESAPPEMLQKLTYLAIRHDPQIKRVDTVRAYTFGVLYFVEVDIELPEDLPLKEAHAIGESLQIKIEELPEVERAFVHLDFECDHKPEHSILSKLPSSQP; translated from the exons atggaggcgaACGGGCGCGGCGGGGACAATGACGCCGCGCGGGCGCCGCTCCTGGCGGGCCGGCGGAACTCGGTGGGGTCGATGCGCGGGGAGTTCGTGTCGCggctccccaagaaggtgctcgacGCCGTCGACCCGGAGAGGCCGTCCCACGTCGACTTCTCCCGCTCCAAGGGCCTCCTGGAAG GAGAGAAAGAATACTACGAGAAACAATTTGCCACCTTGAGATCCTTTGAGGAAGTTGACTCTATAGAAGAATCCAATGTAATAAGTGAAGAAGAAGAGCTCATGGAGCAAAGGCAGAGTGAATTTGCTATGAAGATATCAAATTATGCAAATGTTGTCCTCTTGGCATTGAAG ATATATGCCACAGTTAAAAGTGGGTCAATTGCTATTGCTGCATCAACACTTGATTCATTGCTCGACCTCATGGCTGGTGGTATCCTTTGGTTCACACATCTCTCAATGAAGAGCATCAACGTCTACAAGTATCCCATTGGTAAATTGAGGGTACAACCAGTAGGCATTATCATCTTCGCAGCTGTTATGGCTACTTTAG GATTCCAAGTATTTCTTCAAGCAGTTGAAAAGCTGGTAGTGAACGTGACTCCAGATAAATTGTCCCCACCACAACTCATGTGGCTATATTCAATCATGATCTTTGCAACAGTAGTTAAGCTAGCCCTGTGGTTCTACTGCCGGACCTCTGGTAACAACATAGTCCGCGCCTATGCTAAG GATCATTATTTTGATGTGGTCACGAATGTCGTTGGTTTGGCTGCTGCTGTTCTCGGTGACATGTTCTACTGGTGGATTGACCCAGTTGGTGCAATCGTCCTTGCAGTCTATACAATTACAAACTGGTCTGGAACAGTGTGGGAAAATGCAG TATCGCTAGTAGGTGAATCAGCTCCCCCAGAAATGCTGCAGAAGTTGACATACCTAGCTATCAGACATGACCCTCAAATTAAGCGTGTTGATACAGTTCGGGCATACACCTTTGGGGTGCTTTACTTTGTTGAG GTCGATATTGAGCTCCCGGAGGACTTGCCACTCAAGGAGGCGCATGCCATTGGAGAATCACTCCAGATAAAGATCGAGGAACTTCCAGAAGTTGAGCGGGCATTCGTTCACCTTGATTTCGAGTGTGACCACAAGCCAGAGCACTCGATCCTCAGCAAGCTTCCTAGCAGCCAGCCTTGA